The proteins below come from a single Dendropsophus ebraccatus isolate aDenEbr1 chromosome 15, aDenEbr1.pat, whole genome shotgun sequence genomic window:
- the LOC138774027 gene encoding paraneoplastic antigen Ma2-like, whose amino-acid sequence MAEKAQSSTAATDFITAKDVLTWCIETNTTIEHSFAIDGELNDASDEDILRIASRLQEVIQPRVVDRRSTSRSVISTALITTERLLEREYFPAIIAVPQEYGGRWRIVWPLEPTAEGIPPVLSPQRRGSGRCLPPTPPRVTAEETPTTNVLVAAMERLVGQFAKMNPEGNYRRLRTFSGLVPTPAGEEGYETWRDVALQYLEEWQCSDAVKRQRIVESLKGPAMEIVQAAWRGKPQVTSQDYMTALEDAFGSPEDATDLLYKLRVTYQEAGEKMSDYLYRLDKLIYRIVSKGGLDSKEVDNCRLDQMLRGALTNDPIAQRLRCTDRDKIPLSFHQLLKQVRQEEATLMAREQTVKKVAAIAPKPQLSQREEELLKIVEKQGEQIAQLLNVHTKDVERLKQATHKVERQLSPQQRASSSSTRRGDKNPEGCFVCGSFDHMARHCSMKWSSKRSPSPLTKKNYQSKNGEGGQ is encoded by the coding sequence ATGGCTGAGAAAGCCCAGTCAAGTACAGCTGCCACAGACTTTATTACTGCAAAAGATGTGTTAACATGGTGTATAGAAACTAATACAACAATAGAACATAGCTTTGCCATCGATGGAGAGCTTAATGACGCTTCAGATGAAGATATATTACGAATAGCAAGCAGACTGCAGGAAGTTATACAACCCAGAGTTGTTGATCGTCGTAGTACCAGTAGAAGTGTAATCTCTACAGCTCTTATCACAACTGAGAGGTTATTAGAGAGAGAGTACTTCCCTGCCATTATTGCTGTTCCACAAGAATATGGTGGACGATGGAGGATTGTCTGGCCACTGGAGCCCACCGCAGAAGGCATACCTCCAGTGCTGAGCCCACAGCGGAGAGGGTCTGGTAGATGCTTGCCCCCCACTCCTCCCCGAGTCACGGCTGAAGAAACTCCCACTACTAATGTGCTGGTTGCCGCCATGGAGAGACTAGTGGGTCAGTTTGCAAAAATGAACCCAGAAGGAAATTACAGGCGGTTGAGGACATTCTCCGGCTTAGTACCCACCCCAGCTGGGGAAGAGGGATATGAAACTTGGAGGGATGTTGCTTTGCAGTACTTGGAGGAATGGCAGTGCTCTGATGCAGTAAAGAGGCAAAGGATAGTAGAAAGCCTGAAAGGACCGGCAATGGAAATAGTGCAAGCTGCTTGGCGAGGTAAACCCCAAGTGACATCTCAGGACTACATGACTGCTCTTGAAGATGCTTTTGGGTCACCTGAGGATGCCACTGACCTCCTCTACAAGCTTCGGGTCACCTATCAAGAGGCAGGGGAAAAGATGTCTGATTACCTCTATAGGTTGGACAAGCTGATCTACAGAATAGTGTCCAAAGGCGGACTTGACTCTAAGGAAGTGGACAACTGCCGTCTTGATCAAATGCTCCGGGGTGCTTTGACTAATGATCCGATTGCTCAGAGGCTGAGATGCACTGACCGGGACAAGATTCCACTCTCTTTCCATCAGCTGCTTAAGCAAGTTCGGCAAGAAGAAGCTACTTTAATGGCCAGAGAGCAAACAGTGAAAAAAGTAGCAGCCATTGCTCCCAAGCCTCAATTAAGTCAACGTGAAGAAGAGCTGTTAAAAATTGTTGAGAAACAAGGGGAGCAGATTGCTCAGCTCTTAAATGTTCATACAAAAGACGTTGAACGGTTGAAGCAGGCTACCCACAAGGTAGAGAGACAACTAAGTCCCCAACAGAGGGCTAGCAGTAGCTCTACCAGACGTGGAGATAAGAATCCAGAGGGATGCTTTGTGTGCGGAAGTTTTGATCACATGGCTCGTCACTGCTCTATGAAGTGGTCTTCCAAGAGGTCACCCTCCCCCCTCACAAAGAAAAATTATCAGTCAAaaaacggggaagggggtcagTAG